ATTGGTAAGAACTATGTGATTCCTTGGATTATGAATTCTGCAACATGCTTATTTTTGGAGACAACGTCAAGAAGGTGACACTTTCTAAAATTTTCTTGCACAGGATTACTCATAGTTGCAAAAACTATTTGTTGCACTCCATGTGTGATGGCGTTCTTGATTTATACATGGTCAAGGAGGCATTTATCAATGTATGACAGCATTGAAGAATTTCTTCAAAGTCAAAACAACTTTGCCCCAGTAAGGTACTCTTACTCTGATATTAGGAAGATGACAAATGGCTTTAAGAATAAGTTGGGTGAAGGAGGTTATGGCTCTGTATACAAAGGGAAGCTTCGCAGCGGCCGCCTTGCAGCTATAAAGATGTTAGGGAAGTCTAAAGCAAATGGTCAAGATTTTATCAATGAAGTAGCATCAATTGGACAGGTTCACCATGTTAATGTAGTACAACTAATTGGTTTTTGTGCTGAGAGATCAAAACGTGCTCTTGTATATGACTTCATGCCTAATGGGTCTCTTGATAAATATGTTTTTTCTCGAGAAGGGCATGCATACTTAAGTTGGAAAAAAATGCATGAGATATCTCTCGGAGTGGCCCGCGGCATTGATTATCTTCACAGGGGTTGTGAGATGCAAATTTTACATTTTGACATAAAACCTCATAACATTCTTCTTGATGAGAATTTTGTTCCAAAAGTTTCTGACTTTGGGCTTGCAAAACTTCACAAAACAAGCGACAATACAGTGTCTCTTACTGCAGCAAGAGGAACAATAGGATATATAGCACCAGAATTGTTCTACAAAAACATTGGTGGTATTTCATACAAGGCTGATGTTTATAGTTTTGGAATGTTGTTAATGGAAATGGTTGGAAAGAAGAAGAATTTGAATGCAGAGGCAGAACATTCCAGCCAAACCTACTTCCCCAATTGGGTATATAACGAAGTAGTTGATGGAAAAGTTGCGATTAGAAATGGCACAAAGGATGaagagaaaatagcaaagaaaaTGATTACAGTAGCATTATGGTGCATACAAATGAAGCCTGGTGATCGCCCTTCAATGAATAAAGTTGTAGAGATGCTTGAAGGAGATTTGGGAAGTCTAGAGATACCTCCCAAACCTACTATATATCCAGAAGAAACACCAATAAAGACGGGAGAAAATACAGATGAAACATGGTCATCATCTATGTTACTTGATTCTTCTGAATCGATTAGCTTACTCATAAATTCAAATTGAAAATGGAGAGGGGGAACTGCCTTGTCCAGTTTTCCACAAAGAATGAAGTTAGTTTTCTCCTATATATGGCTAGAACAAAAGTTCAGCTTCaagatttctttttttattttggaAAGAGAAGTTGAACAAGCTGGCTAAATtttcttgatcattttgtccttaTCAATAGTATGTATCAAATGATTAAAAATAGAGAGCGAGCTTAACCAATTTCTCCATGCCATGAAAATGTTCTGTTGCCTCCATACTCGAGAGCAAATATGAACATCTCACATTACTTGTAAATGGAGGCCAAAATGTTGAAAGGAAGAAAGATAACTCACTACTCATCGTTGCCCTTTCAATCTTCCTTTCACCCTTTATAACTCATCTCTACAGTGAATTTTCAATTCTCCAACTACGCTTGAATTTGTTAATTTCTTGTATGCCTGCAGAAATTCGAGCATGTTCAATTAACAAGACTAGAAGAATTGTAACTCAAACTAACACGTTCAATTAACACATTTCTCAATTCCTCAACTAAAACCAAACTGAAATTATATTTGTGTGTCAATCTATTAAAGCAGGAGACATTAAAACTGAAATTGGGTTTTAACATTTACATGAAGTATTACATTGGCAATTAATAAAAATGTGATCATTACACTTTGGGATGGTTATGGTTGGTTTGCATACATAATTGTACAAGTTCTGTGGGACATTGCGGAGGAAAGGGATTAGGAGGAATTGCCAGATTGTCTCCTTCTAGAGTGATAGACTAATGTTTAGAAGTTTCTCCCAACCAAGAGCATGTTTGTTTGTTCCCATTTGTTGAAAATATGAACTTCTCCGGTGATTCATTTCGTAAAATCCCGTGAACTAAAGCTCTTCTGAACACATCAGCGCAGTAAACAACCAAGCGAAGCCACATTGGCATTATGAATCTGACCCATGTTTCCCACTTAATTGATGAACTTTTCTCCATTTCCTTTGTAATTGTTGAGGATCTTAACAGCAATGATAATTTCATGAGAAATCTTAACAGCAATAATAATTTCATGAGAAACCTTTCCTTTGAATACTGTTCCATAACCTCCTTGGCCCAAATTATCTATAAAATCATATATAATCCTTCTAAAATCAGCATAATAGTATCTTGCAGGCTTACCTGTATTCCTCCAAAAACTTTTCAATCTTGACTTGATTTTCTTAATCAACTTTATTACTCATGGATACATAGCATACAAGTAATACAACCGTTATATTTTTAATAGTTTtatttaactcaactcaactaagcctttatcccaaaaatttggggtcagctatatgtATTCTCTTTCTTCTCTTCACTCTAAGCATCTTGGTAAAATCCTCGggaatgtgtaatacttctaggtcatgttgtactactctcctccaagtcagtttaggtctaccccttcttttctttctatcctctaacctaatgtgttctacttgtcttggagcctccgtatgcctaccaaaccacctcaatctcctttctctcaacttatcctcaattaacACCGCTCTtatattttctctaatactctcattacaaactttatctagtttagtataaccactcatccaccttaacattctcatatccACAACTCTtagccttaacattctcatctccgcaacccTTAGCTTAAATACATACGACTCCTTCGGTGCCCAACacttactaccatataacatggccggtcgtatggctgtacggtaaaattttcctttcaacttactgggaatcttgcgatcatataaaactctcatggcacgtctctacttcaaccatccagctttaatcctatgactaacatcttcctcacatcctccatctacttgaaggactgaaccaagatatttaaagtgactattttgggacagtaccactccatccagactaactcattccctatcattttatcttcgttctacttaacttaaatccCTTTGATTTtaaagtacttctccaaaacttTAGTTTTATTATAGTCAATAATTACGATGAGTGCCATGTGAATCCCTCCTAATCAACGAGTATATATATATCCCATGTTGATATAGAATTGTCCTGATTGGGCAGTGGCCAACCCCTACTATTGGGCCAACAGAGAATGGGACATAAACAAACAAAGAACCGCGACGCACTTAAATTGTTGTGATATGTATGGCCCTTAAAAGATGCCAGAACTCTATCTACTAAAAAAACTACTtgtgggtaaaaaaaaaaaaaaaaaaaactacttgtGGAACTCATGGAAAGTGTGCAGACGTGTCACAAAATCAAGTACCAATTCCCACAGCACATCCCAGCAGGAAAGAATCAAAAGTCATGAAAGTAAAAGCATCTAATGAGTGACCATAATGACTGGTTTATATACCAGTTCTATGAAATGCATGCCATGTCTACAACTTCAAAAACATTTGATGACTATGAAAGATTTCAAATGTGTGATTCTCAAGCATCATGCACTTGAAGAAAAATTTAGGAGGGCCATGAATATGTTGCACCCAACTGCTCATATTGGCACCataaacataaaataaaataaaataaaataaaaagaaaatcaagTCGTGAAAGTGAAAGTGAAAGCTAGTGGAGgggaattattttttttttagaaaagtaTATTTCATTAAATAGTAATGAAGTACATAATCCGAGCCCAATAAAGACTATTACACTTAGAATCTAGTTAATCTCTGAAGCCCAAACACAGCCTAAGACCCAACCCTCATTTGAAACCTTAAAACAAATTGGATATCCAAACCCAATAACATACACTC
Above is a genomic segment from Hevea brasiliensis isolate MT/VB/25A 57/8 chromosome 17, ASM3005281v1, whole genome shotgun sequence containing:
- the LOC110637493 gene encoding rust resistance kinase Lr10, with amino-acid sequence MNSLTKLLDIINFKIGCLTLPLPNSSKKNSLMARLPFSGLSTIAVLIIYLQACNAQVSHLCAPSSCGNLHNISYPFRLKDDPQNCGYHEYELSCEKNQTVLYLYAGKYYVQAINYDKSTLRVVDAAVHKDNCSSLPRYSLTAANFSYIDPYDLNSPRWNFSSRPPKLILFMKCANPVNSPLYVDSSPCIDAKYSYVMDNFTSITDIENSCSVELMVLSLLPARVGKNFSFMDIHNDLVYGFELSWSQIFCQICSGREFCFRENGIDRPTGCSEDFFRDLRDRIRASRYAILMIIGLLIVAKTICCTPCVMAFLIYTWSRRHLSMYDSIEEFLQSQNNFAPVRYSYSDIRKMTNGFKNKLGEGGYGSVYKGKLRSGRLAAIKMLGKSKANGQDFINEVASIGQVHHVNVVQLIGFCAERSKRALVYDFMPNGSLDKYVFSREGHAYLSWKKMHEISLGVARGIDYLHRGCEMQILHFDIKPHNILLDENFVPKVSDFGLAKLHKTSDNTVSLTAARGTIGYIAPELFYKNIGGISYKADVYSFGMLLMEMVGKKKNLNAEAEHSSQTYFPNWVYNEVVDGKVAIRNGTKDEEKIAKKMITVALWCIQMKPGDRPSMNKVVEMLEGDLGSLEIPPKPTIYPEETPIKTGENTDETWSSSMLLDSSESISLLINSN